The stretch of DNA cacacacacacacacacacctgttgtgATTGATTAGCATCGCAAGTGAAGAAAATGACTCACTTCTGTCTTGTCTGAAGTCATGCAGAAAGCAAAGAAAATGTGTCATGGTCATAAACATTCAACAAAATGGCTCTTGGCAgccatatttcatattttatggTCAAATACAAGCAACCATTGAGACAACTTGTGCTTTTAACCTATGGAACGGTACGGTATGGTTCGTTTCATGAAGGAGCCTCATGTGGTTACACTTGCagtattcaacatgtctgaaagggCGGAGGAAgaagacattttatttaatcctaccccttcttcaTGTCTTTTACTGATAAATCATTCACACCGAATCTCTGACATGTTGACGCTGACCATATTTCACTCGCttgcattttctcatttcaattttatttaccTCCTGTGTGGAAAAGAAGGAGGGTGTTTGTACAGTCTGAAGGAAATTgaagaaacaaaaatgtttcatataaagataaaataagactTCAATAAGGAATAGCAACACAAATTTcatcaaatataaaataataatgtataaataatgaaattaaaaaagaatTAAACAAAAGTAATAAAGTAGGAATACGTTTTTGTTGTCatgttcattaaataaatagaaaataagttCCCCCTGCTTCCTGAAGTCACGCGCTTCCTTGGCGATGCCGGCcttgcattttgtcagatgctcatttatGTTGACATTTGTTGCTTTCATTCAGCGCCTCTGCCTCAGCAATGCCACCTTGGGGTTTTTTGTTGGTGTCGGCGCccacaaggtatgctgggtaacttcctgtgggcttcccagcataccttgcgggttCCAATTTTGTGTAAAATTGTATTGTCTTGCATATTAGTGTCTAAATGTCTATTTGGAGACCCACTTAGCccgttacattgtgtgttccacacgtGTGACTTGTTGTGTTGCACTGCGAGTCAGGGAGGCGTGTCGGTTGAAGAGCTCAGGTGGTCTGCGATGTGCGAGTAAGGGTGGAAATATCAAGCTGATTCACTGCATGTGAAGAACACCAGTGATGTGCGATGCCACTGGTTTCATTTCCGATCCGatgctgagtaaaattcaggctgctATCAGCGATACCGAtatgataccgatactttgcaaATTCACCAAATGTGTCTGATCAGTTACAAAAAAGTAGTGCATTTCATATCACAGCATAAAGAATAGcagacatttcattcatttgcgTGATGCCGCCGGGGTGGATCTCGCCATTTTACAGCaggatctaaaacgtaaatcTTAATCGAAATTAaatctttcaataccaaagacgtatttaagtttttataatcccgaacatccaatcccaacaacgtatttatacgtctgttatgttttttgtgcgagacaaaaagaggtgatgatgcacttctgcactaatgcattaaAATTTCAGATAAATTTTAAGCCACAAAAGCGCTCAACAGGGAtcatttcaatggaagaatcacacgtgacaggaaggaggaagcgagagagtgtggaggagtgtagcgtgcagaaggttacgcattgtaaggaaattttaacgcatgcacacgcacacacaggcacacgcacgcgtgcacacacatagttcaattCCAAAtgcgaaaattgtaaatagttcctggtgttatatttgtaaataaattattttgatgtaaaacaaccccttttttgtgttgtttatgttggtatagttgtttagatatttgagctgtcacagaagcaaaaaatatttgtgagtGAAAGTTAttcttgaaatgtgtcttttcacaaaaagctgtttttctcccttttttagtcgggaactgatattttcctgaaacgtacctgtgttctactgctgattactaaagagcggaaaaaggtagaaactaacttttctttctgatgaaagacaggagtctaatccttcctttggtaggttccgtgtttcgccatagaacacaaaattctgtgtgccttgaaagatgagtcaaaatcgtctagaatgggcggtactgaaggggttgtcttttgaaaaaatggctgggattggaTGAGTccaattactactcattacactcaagcctcattcggactcacTCACTTACCTGTCATTGTGTCacaacgtgtgatggaagaacgttgCGTGATAAATGAAGCACGTAGTCCTAGCATAGGCGAGTCCGGATGGAATTGTTACGCTGTGTAGACTTTGAGgggcgctggccgagataaaatattaaagttattttattttgatgaagtgatggccaattttaaatgaacaaaccaagaatcgtGTTTATTTGTAGATCTAAACgttgtttttgctcactttttggtcctacgaggttatgcttttttcctacagcgtTTGTTACAacataatatgcaaatgagtCAATGATGTCATCTTGCTACGTCTAGGACAGCCAGTATTTGCTTTACTTACTGAGGTGCTCCTCAAGCAAGTTGAAGCTTCCCTCTGACTACTTTCAGTGCAACTCAAGCTTTACCAGAAACCCGCAAATATGTGTGAAACGCTGAATCGTGAATATGCGTGGATCCGCTGCACACCGGGAAGCTCAGGTTGAGTGTTGAATGGAAGATAAATAAGAAGTGACgagccccccaaaaaaaacatcacaggaggagatttaagaaaaaaaatacgaaTCAAGATGGAAACTCAGGCTGACAGAAAAATGCAGCCAAGCAGTTAGTTCTGCTGTTCCCGACACAAAGATGTCACATCACACGTTTTTGCTTCTTGCAAACATCTCTCACAGCAGCGGTTGAATGGATGTTATCATTCAGTCAGAGAAGCACACGGCGACAGGCGGGAGATCTGACAGCAGCACGGCCACAGAAAATCATCAATCTATGTCTCCGTGTAAGATTCAATAGCTTATTCACAAGGCCcgctttaatataaaaaaatattgtcttCAATATATATAGGAGGATGTCTTCAGCTCACGTTGGTAGTCCTTTCTTTCAATTGTCGCTGCTCGTTGAGGGGATGGTGGAGCTGACGagggctgtcctatctagtggttgagcatgaactgatgctCGGATGACTAAAGACGACCTGAACAGCGTGATCGATCGcttcagtgccctgagaatacaatacaatgacctggatgaatgagaacacTGACGGGCATGTTCTTGTGAGTAACTTCTCTTCTCACATCTCATTTCCTCAGGTTTAACGTCAGTGAAAGTTGTCACCATGGCTGCAAAGTGTGAGGACAACTGTCTGTGATTTCCTGTGATGAGAAGCGTGGGCCACACACGTTATTCTTATCAGCTTGATGTTGAAGCAGCAGTACTGAACAGCAGTTCTTCCAGAAGAAACATTTAGTGTTTCATACAGTAACACCGCTGCTTTGTATGATttggatttttgacaaaaatgttgaccaaaaatgcattgcatgcattggctcatccattttatatacacagtggtgtgaaaaagtgtttgcccccttcctgatttctgggccatttttgcccagtgtctttcttatggtgaagtcatgaactctgaccttaactgaggcaagtgaggcctgcagttctttggatgttattgtggggtcttttgtgacccctttgatgagtcgtcgctgcactctttgggtcattttggttggccggccacttttgggaaggttcaccactgtttcatgttttggccatttgtggataatggctctcactgtggttcgctggagtcccaaagctttagaaatgccgttctaaccttttccacactgataagATCAATTACTTCCTTTCTGGGGACGAAGACACGAgggcgatcactttttcacaccgggATGGGATGTGGGTGACAGGCTGAAACTCTAAAatgctttgccgttttgacctgaaaaccttTCCATGGGGATAcccctttttaataataaaatgtttcatttaaaaactgcattttgtggtcagttgtgtcaatatttgaatttgtttgatgagctgaaacattttagggtgacaaacatgcaaagaaataagaaatgaggaaggaggcaaacactttttctcacCACCGTATTTCAGTGATGCTGCTCAAACACCTGGAATCCCACGCAATGTCAATGTCAAGGTGAAACCTGGAAGTCACAAATATATTTAGCAACTTTCACACTAGTTACAAAATGAGTCGTTTGTGCACCAAATGAGTGTCtatgagtgaaaaaaagttggaataacAGGTTTCATCTATTTGCATGTCTCATTTGCAAtattgtgtgtgtacagtatattgtgtgtgtttgataaCACACAACGCATGTTGCTTGCATGCCTGCAGGCGAGAAGCAAGGGTCCCCTTAAATCAATGCTTGAGCTAATTGCTGTTGGAGCTGAATAGAGGGCCTGGGTTAAAGCAAGAGGATCAATGTTTATTGTGTGCCTGAATAAACTCAAATTAGAGTATTTTTCATCCATTTACATATGAGCAGCACCGAGACAACAGGCATTCATTCTTCCATGCTGAGCCGCAgcttaaaacaaaacacagccgGGACGTATTTTAAGgttattaagaggaaaaaaagcagtgtAGGAGGACAGCAGCATGCTGTGTTAAGTACGGCATTAAGCCTATACAGCCCTGGTCCATCGTCACCTTCCCTCACCGCTTCGGTCGTTgggaaaacatgaaacattttaatgtaCGAGAGTTTGACAGATGAGAACTCTACAGACAACTCGAACCCCGACTTGGGAGAAAAGATTTCTATTTATTGTATCCAACATATTTGGGCAGGAATGTGCTGATTTTTCATGCTTTACAGAAGCTATACTgctcatacctgtcaaccctcccgttttcaccgggaaactcccgtattttgcccttctttctccCGTTTTAATCGTTTCCTGACGTTTTTCAAGTATTTGAAGCACAGCTTCCGGTCAACTGGGCATAACTTGGGCAACATCCACGTAACACATCCTGCAGGAGCTAAAATCCAGccgacaaaacaaaaaaacaaaagaaaacggCAGTATAGGATTCCACAGCCGCACCGCAGTAGGCAGGATGGGAGCGTCATGCTGGGGGGGTTTCTTATCAAGTACACGATATGACAAAGTTACGAGAAAAGAAATATAGCATGTAAAAAAgggtcataaaaaataaatatatgtgaaaaaagttatgagaaaagaaatatatatataaatatataattataaaaataaaataaaaaaatattatatacacAAGTTACtgcaaaatgtgtgaaaataaatgaaatatatcaTGTGAAAAAGCTActataaaataaacatataatCATTACTACAAATGAAATCATGTGGAAAAATATATTATAGAATAAATGCAATATGTAACGTAAAAACTTACtatgaatacattttatgtgaaaaagctgctcaaataaatatataaatgtatataaaataaatatattacgtttagttactgtaaataaatatataatgtgGCGAAAGTGACCAcactaaaatacttcaatatagAATGCAAAAATAGCTACTAGAACGTGTATATATTAGGTGAAAAAGGTTACTAGAAAATACATAAAAGTTActagaaaataaatataaaatgtggGGAAAAGTTACGATAAATTACATAGAAAATGTAATGTGCAAAACAAGTAAAGTGTAAAAGTtgctataaaataaataaaaagtatatatatatgtgtatataatatgtaaataggactataaaatatataatgtgAAAGTTactataaattaaatatataatatataaatatataaaatgttaaCCCATGACCCaagtaatatatattatatatatatatatatatatatatatatatatatatatatatatatatatatatatatatatatatatatatatatatatatatatttttttttttttaatatatatatttgtggttTCTGGACAAGCTGCTGTACATCCTGTGCCGCTGCCccaaaataaaatagcaaataaatctaaataaCTCTAAACTGTGAAAAAAGCCTCTACATAGAAATGTGTAACGTATAAAATGAACATACTGTGTAATGTGAAATGTACTTCTTTGCTGCTCAGCTTCATGTTCTCAAATGGCCTTCAAACACATGAATGGACCTCCTCATTGTTAGTGGATTCTTTTCATGTTCCTTGTATACTACTGGCCAAGCCAAGTCTTTTCTTTCCTGCCTGTCCTTCTTTAATCCGTCCACTATTTGtgcagggggggaaaaaaaagcacacaagcaGGTTCACGCAGTGCTTTAGTGGCTAAACGTGAAAGAAGGTTGTGTGTTTTTCTCTACACCAGCTTTGGAAATTGCTTCTTTTCAACGGAGAAGGATCCAAAGGGAGTCTGAGCTCTTGAACAGGTGGACACTGGACGTCCTGGAATGTCCACAAATAGCGGGGGGAGGAGAAATAAGACAGTTTAACGGTGCGGAAACAAGGGAGAAGGTAGAAATGATGACATAGTGACGATGCAAGTTTACTTTCTGTTGCTTCTGAGCAGGTTGATGAGATCCAGTGTGAGCAGGGGCGGTGCTCACGCCAACATGACAcgcacagcttttttttttgtccacaccCATGTGAAGCATTAAAGATGCAAAGTCCTTCCAACTTCAAGCTTTCACCACAAGACGTTTGCAACATTTAGTCTTGGTCGTCTGCGCGTCCTGGTCCCGGTCCTGCTTAATGGCCATTAATTAAGAATTAATCCTCCACCCTGGATGCCATTGTTGCAGCGCACTGTCCTTTTTCAATGCAAATGCGTGAGAGAGGCAGCGAGGTTCTTATTAAACTGATGTGTCCTCCCGTCTGTCCTGCTGGGACCACAAGAGACTGAAAAGACAACTGGAAGGAGCAAGTCTGACATCTTTTGGGTTTTGCTgcgaaaacaaacaaatgtcacGTTCTGGAGCTCTGGAGACGGTGATGTCCTGCGGTAGAACCGGACCCTCCGCGGCTGCCAAGACCCTCGCCTTCTCTATAGACCGGATCATGTCCAAGGGCTCGGAGGGCGGCGCCGAGGAGCGGTCGGAGGGAAAGAAGCTGCTCGGGTTCTGCTCTCCGATTCCCTGCATGATCCCGCTGCAGCCCTTCGGCTATGACTTCCAGGCCAAGGCCCTGATGAACTACTCGGATCTGTGGAGGTCCAGTCTCAGGGGGAGCGCGCCGTGCAAGGCGAACTGCTGCGTGTGCGCCAAAGTGGACTCCGGGCTGAAGCAGCCCGTGTTGGCGCCTGGGAGTCGGCTGGTAAAGCCGCAGGTGATCCACCAGGCTCTGGCCGTGCCGAGCGGTTCTTTCTACTATCTCAACTACCTGGACCCTGCCTTCCCCCAGTCGGACTTGCTGGCGGGACACTGGTTGTCCAGCCAGCAGACTCAGGCGTCCATCTCAGCCCAGCACAGACTTTTACTCCTGGACAATGGCAAGGTGCCGGGCGGCCTGGGGGGCGACAAGGCGCCCACACCCCAGTACCCTCACAAGGAGCATCTTCCCGGGCAGCTGGACCAGATAGTGAAGGACAATCACGCCGAGAAGAACTCCTTCAAGACGCACAACAAACTTTGCAGCAACGGCGGCGCTGGAGAAGGAAAACCCAAAAACTTCACATGTGAAGTCTGTGGAAAggtaaaatacatatacacatatataatactgtacatatatattatatatatacagtatatatgatccCTAATACACGTGGAATACCACGTTTTATTGCAACATACACGTAGGCCTAATTCAAAACACGCATGTAATAAACAGCATGGAAATTGAAGTGAAGTGGTTAAAAActaaaagttgtgattttttttgttgttgttgcaattgTTCAGGTTTTTAATGCTCACTACAATCTGACCAGACACATGCCGGTGCACACCGGAGCACGGCCGTTCGTGTGCAAAGTGTGCGGGAAAGGCTTCCGGCAGGCCAGCACTTTGTGCAGACACAAGATCATCCACACACAGGTAACACTACTACACGTGCACGCACTGTTTATGTTATGCGCGATTTAAAGCGTGCATGCGTGCGCTATTTGTCTGGTTATATATTGAAAAAGGTGTATTGTGCCTTGAAGGAAAAGCCTCACAAATGCAACCAGTGTGGAAAAGCCTTCAACAGAAGCTCGACCCTCAACACGCACGTTCGCATCCACGCGGGATACAAACCTTTTGTCTGTGAATTCTGCGGAAAAGGATTTCACCAGAAAGGTAAGGATGACTGTTTTCTcttttatactttttaaaaatggtttAAGTCAgcccgttttgtttttttaaacaaattcaaCACTTGGCTTCCAAAACAGCAGAACaaacataaatgaacattttgggaAATTATATGAAATTATATGACAATTCTATAACACATAAACATTTGTGAGGAAATATTAcgtaaaataacaattttatgaCGGCATTTGGGGGAAATTATATGAAATTACTAAAAAGCTGTAtaacataaatgaacattttggaaaatctatatatatatatatatatatatatatatatatatatatacatactttaAAATGACATAACAATTCAAtaacataaatgaacattttagaaaaggtatataaaatgatataaCAATTATATGACAAATGAACAAAAGTGACATATAAATCATTTACAACCGAAATGACAAATTAGTTTGAAAGAAAACGATATAAATACCTTTTtataacaataaacattttggggaaaatgatATTACAGGATTTAACAACTATGTagcataaatgaaaaataaaaaataaaacatttatgtaGCAATTATATAACATACATGAATGATGATTTTGGACAATTTTCGAACATAAACGGCAATTTGTGGGAGGGGGGAATGATATCAAATGATCCAACACTTTTGTAACAAtcaacattttgggaaaatgatATTACATGATTGtatagcagaaatgaaaaatgtgaaagCAGCCGTTATTATGTAATATCAATGAGTTTGTTTGCTTCAGAGTTTGTCGTTCAACTTTTGCTTGAAAATCGTAGATTTATGATTATAGTTTCGTGTCAAATGTGACGTCTGTGCTCTGCTTCCTACATTTTGATATCTCAATTGAAACGTCATCACAATCTCGTTTATCTTGCAAGCGAACGCgtgctttgtttttatttgcacaGATGCTGAGAATGCGTTTGCTGTTTGCTCCCAAAATGCGTTTGCTGTTTGCTCCCTGTGTCCaaacgctgctgctgctgctcagttagCTGTGGGGGGGGGCGTGGGGGAGTAAGAAAGGAGAAATAATTGCGTGGAATTAGGACATGTCACTTTACACTCGTTCATTTCCTTCAACACAATTTGCTGTGGGTCAGCTGCCAGACCCCTGCAAaagttttttctctctctctccgttTGATTTTGACAAAGTTTGACAACTTGTTGACTTCAACACACAAATACCAGATGAATGTCGTCTGGGGCACAATGAACGTTGCCCTCGGCGGGGcgagaaaacacaagaaaatgctgACTTTTTCCTACAAGAGAAAAGCCTCAGTTTCACCTTTTCAGATTTGTTTTAATCATTAAGGAAGGTTTGCTTATATGGGCTTCAGTATATGCTTTgaattgttattgttgtgtgaATGCGTTCGCACAAATATGTGTGAATGCGTGCAACACGTACGAAATTCTCCGCCATTTCTTTCTTTACTCttattctgccttttttttgcccttttacttttccttcatttttcaaccgattcacaCCACTCACGCATCGAATCGTTCGGCTCGTTCGGGAATAGTGTGCGACCATTTCgggtttttccccaaaaaatccCAGATGTTCCAAAACCTTGAAAATTCCCCGGCATTTTTCAAACTTCTGCCATTTGCACATTTCTCAGATGATTCAAGCCATCCCAtcatgaaaacattccacacaCTCAGGGCTTCAAACTAACAATTTTCCACATGCCTTTTCCAGgcattcccacttttcctttgatcttCATTTCTGGAATTTCCTTTGaaatttttcaaccaattctaacaattccaacaccaaatCGTTCAGCACGATCCAGACATTAAGGCTACCCATTTTTcacatgtaatttttttttcttcaaaaaattccaacttttccaGAAAACTAACGATCTCCGAAGGAATGctgctacttccacatttctcgaCTGATTCACGTCATTCCAACATTCAACCATTCAATAATCCACATCCACATCACAACAATTGCCGCTTTCCAGACATTCCTGTTTTTCCACAATGCTGATGTAGTtgctgaatgcctttgatctaattagatcaaaggcattcagcaactacttccacatttctcaaccgatccAACCATTCCAaaatcaacatggacaccttcctgctcatttttgttttgtttcccccCTCATCAGGCTCATGCATTCACACGCCATGTCTCCAGACTGCAATCATCTAGTTGTTATATTTTCTTTTACCATTATAGAGCCATATAATTAAGTGGATAATAAAGAGGTGTGTGTTATTGTGGCCAGTTTTGGTGCAAACTGaaacaaatgcaaatgcaaaaacaacatgcacagtataataaataaatctatcTATTGGGACCAGTAGATCAGAAGACTAAAGGTAATCTAAGAAGTAATCCAACACCTCCTTCCTTGTCAGGCAACTACAAGAACCACAAGTTGACCCACAGCGGCGAGAAGCAGTACAAGTGCTCCATCTGCAACAAGGCCTTCCATCAGATCTACAACTTGACCttccacatgcacacgcacaacgACAAGAAGCCCTTCACCTGTGCCACCTGCGGAAAAGGCTTCTGCCGCAACTTTGACCTGAAGAAGCACATCCGGAAGCTGCACGACAACAGCTTCTCCTCCGCCGCGAGCCGCGCCGAGACGTGCTGAGACGTCTGCTTGTCAGCCGCACGAGCGAGTTCAAGGTAACGCCCGCTTAACGTCC from Dunckerocampus dactyliophorus isolate RoL2022-P2 chromosome 8, RoL_Ddac_1.1, whole genome shotgun sequence encodes:
- the fezf2 gene encoding fez family zinc finger protein 2 is translated as MSRSGALETVMSCGRTGPSAAAKTLAFSIDRIMSKGSEGGAEERSEGKKLLGFCSPIPCMIPLQPFGYDFQAKALMNYSDLWRSSLRGSAPCKANCCVCAKVDSGLKQPVLAPGSRLVKPQVIHQALAVPSGSFYYLNYLDPAFPQSDLLAGHWLSSQQTQASISAQHRLLLLDNGKVPGGLGGDKAPTPQYPHKEHLPGQLDQIVKDNHAEKNSFKTHNKLCSNGGAGEGKPKNFTCEVCGKVFNAHYNLTRHMPVHTGARPFVCKVCGKGFRQASTLCRHKIIHTQEKPHKCNQCGKAFNRSSTLNTHVRIHAGYKPFVCEFCGKGFHQKGNYKNHKLTHSGEKQYKCSICNKAFHQIYNLTFHMHTHNDKKPFTCATCGKGFCRNFDLKKHIRKLHDNSFSSAASRAETC